A stretch of the Ornithodoros turicata isolate Travis chromosome 4, ASM3712646v1, whole genome shotgun sequence genome encodes the following:
- the LOC135390519 gene encoding uncharacterized protein LOC135390519, which translates to MPVTIPVFVAAFFFSIIHFSVLSASGDASAVSCGGTFDLNSETHSVLIQQLISNEEDIEECRFRFRSSAKLLLIAYDNTAMKDNAIPGFPVNVYDTLLVEDGTVPVMSLSGHHETTLVPLLSTEALIVYKPLYGGSPYKITVNWTVSVTEKVSGTSKASLTLSDNIPTRYGVLFNDNIPYGTYDVDIIANRGGIVDISCLAPDNATCNYSLSTVDGSDASPKDGGKCSLSAGVATTVSFQPQPYGVLSVTWPFDFEPSRGPGRQLGGQEATEGPRDDSGDDAAIDQAYLAVLGIGSTKRPAGTGVAEGSRDSDVGSERAETANYDWSMPLSTDSISSPRIPAGNIISSDSFGYGSSESPMDGWMDGPIAVGDNDVDSAAALATSSQVTGDESANGNPSPADHIGGVVAVSFGGDDTRPNGEYAPAEAGVFFTDANDEREDDQKNGVWDRVQGWIDDAWKRTALSVMWLNAWLKAHLYQ; encoded by the coding sequence ATGCCCGTAACCATTCCAGTCTTCGTCGCCGCCTTCTTCTTCAGCATCATCCACTTCTCAGTGTTGTCGGCCTCTGGAGATGCTTCAGCCGTATCGTGCGGTGGTACGTTTGACTTGAATTCGGAAACTCACAGCGTCCTCATCCAGCAGCTGATCTCGAACGAAGAAGACATCGAAGAATGCCGCTTCCGCTTCAGGTCTTCCGCGAAGCTGCTGCTGATAGCGTACGACAACACTGCGATGAAGGACAATGCCATACCAGGTTTTCCCGTAAACGTTTACGATACGTTGCTTGTCGAAGACGGAACGGTACCGGTAATGTCGCTGAGCGGCCATCACGAAACAACGCTGGTCCCACTGCTGTCCACGGAAGCCCTGATAGTCTACAAGCCGCTGTACGGAGGCAGCCCGTATAAAATTACCGTAAACTGGACTGTATCGGTCACGGAGAAAGTATCGGGAACGTCCAAGGCAAGCCTAACGCTCAGCGACAATATACCGACGAGATACGGTGTGCTGTTTAACGATAACATCCCGTACGGTACGTACGACGTGGATATCATCGCGAACCGTGGTGGTATAGTTGACATTTCTTGTCTCGCACCCGATAATGCTACCTGTAATTATTCCTTATCGACGGTGGACGGCTCTGACGCTTCGCCTAAAGACGGTGGCAAGTGCAGCCTGTCTGCTGGCGTAGCCACTACGGTTTCATTTCAACCACAGCCCTACGGTGTCCTTTCTGTCACGTGGCCTTTTGATTTTGAGCCCTCTAGAGGTCCAGGAAGGCAGCTTGGAGGACAGGAAGCGACGGAAGGACCACGTGATGATAGTGGTGACGATGCCGCTATTGATCAGGCCTACTTGGCTGTCTTGGGCATTGGATCGACGAAGCGTCCAGCCGGCACGGGTGTAGCGGAAGGATCACGTGACAGTGACGTAGGAAGTGAACGTGCGGAAACTGCCAATTACGATTGGTCGATGCCTCTCAGCACTGATAGTATCAGTTCCCCCCGTATTCCTGCTGGCAACATTATTAGTTCCGATAGTTTCGGTTATGGATCGTCGGAAAGTccgatggatggatggatggatggtcCGATCGCTGTTGGTGATAACGATGTTGATAGTGCCGCCGCTTTAGCGACGAGTTCTCAAGTAACTGGCGACGAAAGTGCCAACGGTAACCCAAGTCCCGCAGATCATATTGGAGGCGTTGTTGCCGTGAGCTTTGGAGGGGATGATACAAGGCCTAATGGCGAATATGCCCCGGCTGAAGCCGGAGTCTTTTTCACAGATGCTAACGATGAACGTGAGGATGATCAGAAAAATGGAGTGTGGGATAGAGTACAGGGTTGGATCGATGATGCTTGGAAGAGAACTGCGTTAAGTGTTATGTGGCTGAATGCTTGGCTAAAAGCACATTTGTACCAATAA